A window from bacterium encodes these proteins:
- a CDS encoding tyrosine-type recombinase/integrase: protein MTFTWILDESKYLKTEEVRKLMDTCRELMQKHKNFIAVRNCFMVELGLFTGLRVTEMANLNCGDLLIETEQSSLIVRKGKG, encoded by the coding sequence ATGACATTTACATGGATATTAGATGAAAGTAAGTACCTGAAAACAGAAGAAGTGAGAAAACTCATGGATACTTGCCGGGAATTAATGCAAAAGCATAAGAATTTCATAGCAGTAAGGAATTGCTTCATGGTTGAGCTTGGTTTATTTACAGGTTTGAGAGTAACAGAAATGGCTAATCTGAACTGCGGTGATCTGCTCATTGAAACCGAACAATCATCATTAATAGTAAGAAAAGGCAAGGG